From one Perca fluviatilis chromosome 10, GENO_Pfluv_1.0, whole genome shotgun sequence genomic stretch:
- the LOC120566866 gene encoding neoverrucotoxin subunit alpha-like yields MYCVLFSPSDACELVVDTNTVSRRLKLSDNNRKVTGVEEDQSYPDHPERFDCWPQLLCRDGLTGRCYWEVERRGRSYISMSYRGIRRRGGSKDCGFGGNDQSWSLFCSDDGYSVWHNNRTTSTIPSSSSVSNRVAVYVDCPAGTLSFYRVSSDSLIHLHTFNTTFTEPLYPGFRVWSGSSVSLCPLQV; encoded by the coding sequence ATGTATTGTGTCTTATTCTCTCCATCAGATGCCTGTGAACTGgtagtggacacaaacacagtgagcagaagactcaaactgtctgacaacaacaggaaggtgacaggtgtggaggaggatcagtcatatcctgatcatccagagaggtttgactgctggcctcagctgctgtgtagagatggtctgactggtcgctgttactgggaggttgagaggagaggaaggtcTTATATATCaatgagttacagaggaatcagaagGAGAGGAGGCAGTAAAGACTGTGGgtttggagggaatgatcagtcctggagtctgttCTGCTCTGATGATGGTTACTCTGTCTGGCACAATAACAGAACAACATCTaccatcccctcctcctcctctgtctctaacagagtagcagtgtatgtggactgtcctgctggcactctgtccttctacagagtctcctctgactcactgatccacctccacaccttcaacaccacattcactgaaCCTCTTTATCCTGGGTTTAGGGTCTGGTCTGGTTCCTCAgtttctctgtgtcctctgcaggTCTGA